One window from the genome of Rariglobus hedericola encodes:
- a CDS encoding glycoside hydrolase family 16 protein, whose protein sequence is MLSRRHLVHSLLFVLAALALPFAASAQLALPSTAEAIATIRTEKNAVATLDTSTGQPALRVELPADSGYPGVNFPLASSPLDLSAFNAIELEVSNISQTRVRLHLRVDNPGDWKSSPWNTERAMLAPGETKTIRLFFGLSQGQPAYALDPKRISGIKLFADAPKQTNATLLIKRLAAVTAQPPVPPPAANATPAAPRPSTSALPETNSQFSPPISGELVDLKSPDALAKLKFNHASGTIADGKLTVAFATTSSYPNLYILIPKDGLDLTAFAGIELTATNTGTAAAVTNLRVENRPNARADELGQKPWNTEKLTIKPGETVPLRLTFGQNNGSPGYDLHAGRVSAIQLFLINPKPGTTLVLSDIKGWGSASDRSVNTVLTKPADRTIPVTPPSWIGQRPPVDGDWVRTLDENFDGEKLNDKLWTPSFPWDGLQPGQLQRYSAENVTVSGGQASFKAEKRRGHHNDDPARPARDYTSGIIQSYDKFTQLYGYMESRIKLPTTRGLWPAFWTMPDRGAASGLNIWQRRSTSKGAMEIDIMEHLCEWGPGRHNAAIHWDDYGENHKAWGTGIFYGPTPDGWHVFGLLWEPGKLTWFIDGKKAAEWENERVSVVPAYIKLNIQIGGWATKNVDDAKLPDYMTVDYVRVWQLRDRLKN, encoded by the coding sequence ATGCTTTCACGCCGCCACTTAGTCCATTCGTTGCTGTTCGTCCTCGCGGCGCTGGCCCTTCCGTTCGCCGCCTCCGCCCAACTGGCACTCCCGTCCACCGCGGAAGCTATCGCCACGATCCGCACCGAGAAAAACGCCGTCGCCACCCTCGACACCTCCACCGGCCAACCCGCGCTCCGCGTCGAACTTCCCGCCGACTCCGGCTATCCCGGTGTCAACTTCCCGCTCGCGTCGTCCCCGCTTGATCTCTCCGCGTTCAACGCGATCGAGCTTGAGGTGAGCAACATCAGCCAGACTCGCGTGCGTCTGCATCTCCGCGTGGACAACCCCGGCGACTGGAAAAGTTCTCCGTGGAATACCGAGCGCGCCATGCTCGCTCCCGGTGAAACCAAAACCATCCGTCTCTTCTTCGGCCTGAGCCAGGGCCAACCCGCCTACGCCTTGGACCCGAAACGCATCAGCGGCATCAAACTGTTCGCCGACGCCCCCAAGCAGACCAATGCAACGCTCCTCATCAAGCGTCTCGCCGCCGTCACCGCCCAGCCGCCCGTTCCTCCACCCGCCGCCAACGCCACTCCGGCCGCACCCCGCCCCTCCACGTCTGCGCTGCCCGAGACCAACAGCCAGTTCTCCCCGCCTATCTCCGGCGAACTCGTTGATCTGAAATCCCCCGACGCTCTCGCCAAACTCAAATTCAACCACGCCTCCGGCACGATCGCCGACGGCAAACTCACCGTAGCTTTCGCCACCACCAGCAGTTATCCCAATCTCTACATTCTGATCCCCAAGGACGGCCTCGACCTGACTGCTTTCGCGGGCATCGAGCTCACCGCCACCAACACCGGAACCGCGGCCGCCGTCACCAATCTGCGCGTTGAAAACCGCCCCAACGCCCGCGCCGACGAGCTCGGTCAGAAGCCGTGGAACACCGAGAAGCTCACCATCAAGCCCGGCGAAACCGTCCCCCTCCGCCTCACCTTCGGCCAGAACAACGGCTCGCCCGGCTACGATCTCCACGCCGGCCGCGTCTCCGCCATCCAGCTGTTCCTGATCAACCCCAAGCCCGGCACCACCCTCGTCCTCTCCGACATCAAGGGCTGGGGCAGCGCGAGCGACCGCAGCGTCAACACTGTCCTCACCAAACCCGCCGATCGCACCATCCCGGTCACTCCGCCCTCCTGGATCGGACAACGTCCGCCCGTGGACGGGGACTGGGTGCGGACGCTCGACGAAAATTTCGATGGTGAAAAACTGAACGACAAACTCTGGACGCCCAGCTTCCCGTGGGACGGCCTTCAGCCCGGCCAGCTCCAGCGTTATTCCGCCGAGAACGTCACCGTCTCCGGCGGCCAGGCCAGCTTCAAGGCCGAGAAACGCCGCGGCCATCACAACGATGACCCCGCCCGCCCCGCCCGTGATTACACGTCCGGCATCATCCAGAGTTACGACAAGTTCACCCAGCTTTACGGTTACATGGAGTCGCGTATCAAGCTTCCCACTACACGTGGACTCTGGCCCGCCTTCTGGACCATGCCCGACCGCGGCGCCGCCTCCGGCCTGAACATCTGGCAGCGTCGCAGCACCAGCAAAGGCGCCATGGAAATCGACATCATGGAGCACCTCTGCGAATGGGGCCCCGGCCGCCACAACGCCGCCATCCACTGGGACGACTACGGTGAGAACCACAAGGCCTGGGGCACCGGCATCTTCTACGGTCCCACGCCCGACGGCTGGCATGTCTTCGGTCTGCTCTGGGAACCCGGAAAACTCACCTGGTTCATCGACGGAAAAAAGGCTGCCGAGTGGGAAAACGAACGCGTCTCCGTCGTCCCCGCCTACATCAAGCTCAACATCCAGATCGGCGGCTGGGCCACCAAGAACGTCGATGACGCCAAGCTCCCCGATTACATGACCGTGGACTACGTGCGCGTCTGGCAACTCCGCGACCGCCTGAAGAATTAA
- a CDS encoding FAD-dependent oxidoreductase, which produces MNQNSRFYEEPARSLPVIAECDVLVIGGGPGGIGAAVAAARNGAKTILVERFGSFGGTWTAGLLSAIMPYPFVKGLFLELVERWTQAGGWNTWGDKYGAGGSYDSEAAKVVLDRFIVDAGITPFFFAQATAVIREGSRLTGVIIESKEGRQVIRAKMIIDSSGDGDVSALAGVPVEQGRAGDGAVQPMSMLFKMTGVDDEALEAYRKIDLQLTTEWQAAKARGEVTVPREDVLLGRNPRAGEWNFNTTRIVNKDGTKLRDVTDAMIEGRRQVFEVAAFLRKRIPGFANAVVSETAPHIGVRETRRVRCDYTITADDIMGVLPVEDCIARGNWFIDIHSPTGEGTERAHPPAGSWYEIPYRSIRAQGLDNLLVASRCIDSSHEAHAAIRITPQVMAIGEGAGTAAALAVAQGHCDTRQVDVKLLRDTLRTKGAFV; this is translated from the coding sequence ATGAATCAAAATTCCCGTTTTTATGAAGAGCCCGCGCGCAGCCTGCCCGTCATCGCCGAGTGCGATGTCCTGGTGATCGGTGGCGGTCCCGGCGGTATCGGTGCCGCCGTCGCCGCCGCCCGCAATGGCGCCAAAACCATCCTCGTCGAACGCTTCGGTTCCTTCGGCGGAACTTGGACCGCCGGACTGCTCAGCGCCATCATGCCCTATCCGTTTGTGAAGGGCCTCTTCCTCGAACTGGTCGAGCGTTGGACCCAGGCCGGCGGTTGGAACACGTGGGGCGATAAATACGGCGCCGGTGGCAGCTACGACAGCGAGGCCGCCAAGGTCGTCTTGGATCGTTTCATCGTCGATGCCGGCATCACCCCGTTTTTCTTCGCGCAAGCCACCGCGGTCATCCGCGAGGGTTCGCGTCTCACCGGCGTCATCATCGAATCCAAGGAAGGCCGCCAGGTCATCCGCGCCAAGATGATCATCGACTCCTCCGGTGACGGTGACGTGTCCGCCCTCGCCGGTGTTCCCGTTGAGCAAGGCCGCGCCGGTGACGGCGCCGTGCAGCCGATGAGCATGCTGTTTAAGATGACCGGTGTGGACGACGAGGCGCTCGAGGCTTACCGCAAGATCGACCTACAGCTCACCACCGAGTGGCAGGCCGCCAAGGCCCGCGGCGAGGTCACCGTCCCGCGCGAAGACGTGCTCCTCGGACGCAACCCGCGTGCCGGCGAATGGAATTTTAACACCACGCGTATCGTCAACAAGGACGGCACCAAGCTGCGCGATGTCACCGACGCCATGATCGAGGGTCGCCGCCAGGTCTTCGAGGTCGCCGCCTTCCTGCGCAAACGCATCCCCGGCTTCGCCAACGCCGTCGTTTCCGAAACCGCCCCGCACATCGGCGTCCGCGAAACCCGCCGCGTTCGCTGCGACTACACCATCACCGCCGACGACATCATGGGCGTCCTGCCCGTCGAAGACTGCATCGCCCGTGGCAACTGGTTCATCGACATCCACAGCCCCACCGGCGAGGGCACCGAGCGCGCCCACCCGCCTGCGGGCAGTTGGTATGAGATTCCCTACCGCAGCATCCGCGCACAGGGCCTCGACAATCTCCTCGTCGCTTCGCGTTGCATCGACAGCAGCCACGAGGCCCACGCCGCCATTCGTATTACTCCGCAGGTCATGGCCATCGGCGAAGGCGCCGGCACCGCCGCCGCCCTCGCCGTCGCCCAAGGCCACTGCGACACGCGTCAGGTCGATGTGAAACTCCTGCGCGACACGCTGCGCACCAAAGGCGCGTTCGTCTGA
- a CDS encoding DUF7594 domain-containing protein, producing the protein MNTPPPRLLRLQSVFRPLSSVLCLLLASVLHAQPTPPIPGTWTLTFQDEFDGTALDGSKWKLGQGDAGIEGPGGNNPANTTVGGGKLTLRASTDPVVFAGTNFAYSTGEISSYMRFKQTGGYLEARMRWDQATGLWPAFWVMPERDGYGTKEWFSRAFLKFNLAGSGVSSITSAKLRIKTIVVGNSSSNPNNLQTLAVTDDSWTETGINWNNQPALNPLHLDHKWGFNSAAGDIVEIDVTAWAQAQLAGDGVMSVALSDEFRRARAMRFHSRNAVNAADRPVLVINGSVNVAPAADAAVKWGSYSSTNYGSNAELEVRTDYAQSPNNSTTADGGMELDIMEALGVWGKNVASHAIHWDGYGASQQSRGWGPVPALNTDTTYRTYGCYWVPGELIEFYVDGVKTGSYTDSRVMTVPGYLILSLQLGGWDANNVTSAIHNKTVDVDYVRVWSGTKSTPAIPSATSRAANGAISFGTDYSVYSAQPNATGQVTIADGGAAVTVHKDSWWKFPLNYTVTPDTVIEVTVESAAPGEIIAFGLENNDSHTDAKRLFHFAGSQVWTGAWTDFKDYVSASGPKTYLIPVGQFYTGAMTHLAIANDNDAGNKAVAARYSNVRIHEGLQSVNFTSVEGYANGTLHNQPASAPAWQLVSGSGSFNINLASGLTVNTAQTTAQNAVWQTPVSYTATPSRTTVMDFGFTQSAATGGTATIVSLGHFYNATSATTNLRAYFGRASGTDAYRIGFYQNNGSPATSLTANVAGSALGLNSTGGDNVSAPLQLSFTLNRGATFSDWTATVTLKNLTSGSTVATLNVPAFITSATFFSDTSLYPSISSESIQSTALSQFAITGYTSP; encoded by the coding sequence ATGAATACCCCTCCCCCCCGTCTACTCCGCCTTCAGTCCGTCTTCCGCCCTCTGTCCTCCGTCCTCTGTCTTCTGCTGGCTTCCGTGCTCCACGCCCAACCCACCCCGCCGATTCCCGGCACGTGGACACTTACTTTCCAAGACGAGTTCGACGGCACCGCCCTCGACGGTTCCAAGTGGAAACTTGGCCAGGGTGACGCCGGCATCGAGGGCCCCGGCGGCAACAACCCCGCCAACACCACCGTCGGCGGCGGAAAACTCACTCTTCGCGCGTCCACCGATCCGGTCGTTTTCGCCGGCACCAATTTCGCCTACTCCACCGGCGAGATCTCCAGTTACATGCGCTTCAAGCAGACCGGCGGCTATCTCGAGGCCCGCATGCGTTGGGATCAGGCCACCGGCCTCTGGCCCGCGTTTTGGGTCATGCCCGAACGCGATGGCTACGGCACCAAGGAGTGGTTCAGCCGCGCCTTCCTCAAATTCAACCTCGCCGGCTCCGGCGTCTCGTCGATCACCAGCGCAAAGCTGCGCATCAAGACCATCGTTGTCGGCAACAGCTCGTCCAACCCCAACAACCTCCAGACTCTCGCCGTCACCGACGATTCTTGGACCGAGACCGGCATCAACTGGAACAACCAGCCCGCGCTCAACCCGCTCCACCTCGACCACAAGTGGGGCTTCAATTCCGCCGCCGGCGACATCGTAGAGATCGACGTCACCGCCTGGGCGCAGGCCCAGCTCGCCGGCGACGGCGTCATGTCCGTCGCCCTCTCCGACGAATTCCGCCGCGCCCGCGCCATGCGTTTCCACAGTCGCAACGCCGTCAACGCCGCCGACCGCCCCGTCCTCGTCATCAACGGCTCCGTAAATGTCGCCCCCGCCGCCGACGCCGCCGTCAAATGGGGTTCGTATTCGTCCACCAACTACGGCAGCAATGCCGAGCTCGAAGTCCGCACCGACTACGCCCAGTCCCCCAACAACAGCACCACTGCCGACGGCGGCATGGAGCTCGACATCATGGAAGCGCTCGGTGTCTGGGGTAAAAACGTCGCCTCCCACGCGATCCACTGGGACGGCTATGGCGCCAGCCAGCAGTCCCGCGGCTGGGGCCCCGTGCCCGCCCTCAACACCGACACCACCTACCGCACTTACGGCTGCTACTGGGTGCCCGGCGAACTCATCGAATTCTACGTCGATGGCGTAAAGACCGGCTCTTACACTGACTCCCGCGTGATGACCGTGCCCGGCTACCTCATCCTCTCGCTCCAGCTCGGCGGCTGGGATGCCAATAACGTCACCTCCGCCATCCACAACAAGACCGTCGATGTCGATTACGTGCGCGTCTGGTCCGGCACCAAGAGCACCCCGGCGATACCCTCCGCCACCTCCCGCGCCGCCAACGGTGCCATCTCCTTCGGCACCGACTACTCCGTCTATTCCGCGCAGCCCAACGCCACCGGCCAGGTCACCATCGCCGACGGCGGCGCCGCTGTCACCGTCCACAAGGACTCTTGGTGGAAATTCCCGCTCAATTACACCGTCACCCCCGACACCGTGATCGAGGTTACTGTCGAATCCGCCGCCCCTGGCGAGATCATCGCCTTCGGCCTTGAGAACAACGACAGCCATACCGACGCCAAACGCCTCTTCCACTTCGCCGGCTCGCAGGTCTGGACCGGTGCGTGGACCGACTTCAAAGACTACGTCTCCGCCTCCGGCCCCAAGACCTACCTCATCCCCGTCGGCCAGTTCTACACCGGCGCGATGACCCACCTCGCCATCGCCAATGACAACGACGCCGGCAACAAGGCCGTCGCCGCCCGCTACTCCAACGTGCGTATCCACGAGGGACTACAATCCGTCAACTTCACCTCCGTCGAGGGCTACGCCAACGGCACGTTGCACAACCAGCCCGCCTCCGCCCCCGCCTGGCAGCTCGTGTCGGGCTCCGGCAGCTTCAACATCAACCTCGCCTCCGGTCTCACCGTAAACACCGCCCAGACCACCGCTCAAAACGCCGTCTGGCAGACACCCGTCAGCTACACCGCCACGCCTTCGCGCACCACCGTGATGGACTTCGGGTTCACCCAGTCGGCCGCCACCGGAGGCACCGCCACCATCGTCTCCCTCGGGCACTTCTACAACGCCACCTCAGCCACCACCAACCTGCGCGCTTACTTCGGCCGGGCCTCCGGCACCGACGCCTACCGCATCGGTTTTTATCAAAACAACGGCTCACCCGCGACCAGCCTCACCGCCAACGTCGCTGGCTCCGCCCTCGGCCTCAACTCCACCGGCGGTGACAATGTCTCGGCTCCGCTCCAACTAAGCTTCACACTCAATCGCGGGGCCACTTTCTCCGACTGGACCGCGACGGTCACACTCAAAAACCTTACCTCGGGCTCGACGGTGGCGACGCTCAACGTCCCCGCATTCATCACTTCCGCCACGTTCTTCAGCGACACTTCGCTCTACCCATCGATCTCCAGCGAATCCATCCAGAGCACCGCGCTCAGCCAGTTCGCCATCACCGGCTACACCTCGCCCTGA
- a CDS encoding GH39 family glycosyl hydrolase, whose translation MPATVIDLQSSSLPLDRFFQRGIGSCHAYLTLREDYREHVRLAQREIGFGGVRFHGIFNDYVGVVHPGGEDPDGGPRLNFQNVTKIYEFFVAQGMKPFVELGFMPARLASGTQTIFDYRANVTPPKDYAQWSRLVRRFTQHLVNHFGIEEVLTWHFEVWNEPDLIGAFWTGTQGDYFQLYAESVRAVKSVDARLRVGGPATSKTMWVPDLLAYCKEHNLPLDFISTHHYCVDADLVQGVPDGPMHYRGVGAMRRDIERVRSQIAASAFPNAELHFTEWNTCPAHEDVYGKDSLFTAVFALQNLKDVSGLVDSYMWWTVSDIFEETGLSALPFTGKYGLVNIHGIKKPVFHAYRWLAGMHDTELPLDHASARATVSSSGDVRVLAWNLPEVEETDLGGGDWHVSGELRHDTFALRGLRPGRYRIRIYQVDATQGDALGAWRSAGSPAYPTPAQLAALQAGAEPALLSDETLDLTGEFSLSLAFAPCAFACADLERV comes from the coding sequence ATGCCCGCCACCGTCATCGATCTCCAATCGTCCTCCCTTCCCCTCGACCGCTTCTTCCAGCGCGGCATCGGCTCCTGCCATGCCTACCTCACGTTGCGCGAGGATTACCGCGAGCACGTGCGCCTCGCCCAGCGCGAGATCGGTTTCGGTGGCGTGCGTTTCCACGGCATTTTCAACGACTACGTCGGCGTCGTTCATCCCGGTGGTGAAGACCCCGATGGCGGCCCGCGTCTCAACTTCCAAAACGTCACCAAAATCTACGAGTTCTTCGTCGCCCAAGGCATGAAGCCCTTCGTCGAGCTCGGCTTCATGCCCGCCCGGCTCGCCAGCGGCACGCAGACAATTTTTGACTACCGCGCCAACGTCACACCGCCCAAGGACTACGCCCAATGGAGCCGCCTCGTCCGCCGCTTCACTCAACATCTCGTCAACCATTTCGGTATCGAAGAAGTCCTCACCTGGCACTTCGAAGTCTGGAACGAACCCGACTTGATCGGCGCCTTCTGGACCGGCACGCAGGGCGACTATTTTCAACTCTACGCCGAATCCGTCCGCGCCGTGAAGTCCGTTGACGCACGCCTGCGCGTCGGCGGTCCCGCCACCTCCAAAACCATGTGGGTGCCCGATCTCCTTGCTTACTGCAAAGAGCACAACCTGCCCCTCGATTTTATCTCCACGCATCACTACTGCGTGGACGCCGATCTCGTCCAAGGCGTGCCCGACGGGCCCATGCATTACCGCGGTGTCGGCGCGATGCGCCGCGACATCGAACGCGTGCGTTCCCAGATCGCCGCCTCGGCTTTCCCCAACGCAGAACTCCACTTCACCGAGTGGAACACCTGCCCCGCCCACGAAGATGTTTACGGCAAAGACTCCCTCTTCACCGCCGTGTTCGCTCTGCAAAATCTCAAAGACGTTTCCGGTCTCGTTGACTCCTACATGTGGTGGACCGTCAGCGACATTTTCGAGGAAACCGGCCTGAGCGCCCTGCCCTTCACCGGCAAATATGGACTCGTGAACATCCACGGCATCAAAAAGCCCGTCTTCCACGCCTACCGCTGGCTCGCCGGTATGCACGACACCGAACTCCCGCTCGATCACGCCTCCGCCCGCGCCACCGTTTCCTCCTCCGGCGATGTGCGTGTCCTCGCGTGGAATCTCCCCGAGGTCGAGGAAACCGATCTCGGCGGCGGCGACTGGCACGTGAGCGGCGAACTCCGCCACGACACGTTCGCCCTGCGCGGTCTGCGCCCCGGACGTTATCGCATCCGCATTTATCAAGTCGATGCCACCCAGGGCGACGCCTTGGGAGCCTGGCGCTCCGCCGGTTCGCCCGCCTATCCCACGCCCGCGCAACTCGCCGCTCTCCAAGCCGGCGCCGAACCCGCCCTCCTCAGCGACGAAACCCTTGATCTCACCGGCGAGTTCAGCCTCTCGCTCGCCTTCGCCCCCTGCGCCTTCGCCTGCGCCGATCTGGAGCGCGTCTAA
- a CDS encoding TrmH family RNA methyltransferase, whose amino-acid sequence MKSPELNLCGLVAVRSRFEKDPASIKRLFFDEATGRKVGVICKALAAGRKVYRCVPAAELEKIAGSIHHGGIVAVIDAPKLRAPDARTVANWAAKRTPLVLLDRIGNAHNLGAIARTAAFFGVENIVIPAHPQAALPGEAAFRVSEGGLEQVEVWRTPDLAKLMRELAAAGYDVAGAAARGGKPVLLAGPAKPVAVVLGNEEHGLAADVERACTRLVTIPGSGRVESLNVSVAGAVLIYALLAGR is encoded by the coding sequence GTGAAATCTCCCGAGCTTAATCTTTGCGGTCTGGTGGCGGTGCGGTCGCGTTTCGAGAAGGACCCGGCGTCGATCAAGCGGCTGTTCTTCGACGAGGCTACGGGACGCAAGGTGGGCGTGATCTGCAAGGCGCTCGCGGCGGGGCGAAAAGTGTATCGCTGCGTTCCGGCGGCGGAGTTGGAGAAAATTGCGGGCAGCATCCACCACGGCGGCATTGTGGCGGTGATCGATGCTCCCAAGCTGCGCGCACCGGATGCGCGCACGGTGGCGAATTGGGCGGCCAAGCGGACTCCGCTCGTGTTGCTCGACCGGATTGGCAACGCGCACAACCTCGGGGCGATCGCGCGGACGGCGGCGTTTTTTGGCGTCGAAAATATTGTGATCCCGGCGCATCCGCAGGCGGCTCTGCCGGGCGAGGCGGCGTTTCGTGTGTCGGAAGGCGGACTCGAGCAAGTCGAGGTGTGGCGCACGCCGGATCTGGCGAAACTCATGCGCGAACTCGCGGCGGCCGGTTACGACGTGGCGGGCGCGGCGGCGCGCGGCGGCAAGCCGGTGTTGCTGGCCGGACCGGCCAAGCCGGTGGCGGTCGTGCTCGGCAATGAGGAGCACGGACTCGCGGCCGATGTGGAGCGCGCATGCACGCGACTCGTGACGATTCCCGGCAGCGGCCGCGTGGAGTCGCTCAATGTGTCGGTGGCGGGCGCGGTGTTGATCTACGCGCTGCTGGCGGGACGGTAA
- a CDS encoding LacI family DNA-binding transcriptional regulator, whose translation MPRRITLRDIAIKADVDISTVSRALHNSASVHLETRAQIQKIATDLGYRPDPALSALAAYRKSLQPSSSYQSTLAWLDNWPLRGAMREIQSFNEYFLGATERANRYGYKLEEFFLRGKDMTPARMGSILRARNIQGIIVPPQQHDGGKLDFDFTHFSAVALGYSLRPALLHVVTNHQFLSITLVVKKLRDLGYRRIALYLYADWDKKVNEGYSTGFLSAQKNLPAKDRIPAYLYEGSESVAEEIIAAKFRDWFTRARPEVIITQGLYPEIVNWLKPLRIRVPRDVGIVDLSTHPDKPQVSGIYQNDRLIGATAADIVIGMLQRNEQGLPATLIYTQVDGVWQPGESVRSIEGSIVRPHS comes from the coding sequence ATGCCCCGCCGCATCACTCTTCGAGACATCGCCATCAAAGCCGATGTTGATATTTCGACCGTCAGCCGCGCTCTGCACAACAGCGCCAGCGTCCACTTAGAGACTCGCGCTCAAATCCAAAAAATTGCGACGGACCTCGGCTACCGACCCGATCCCGCCTTGTCGGCGCTGGCTGCTTATCGGAAGAGCCTGCAACCCTCCTCGTCCTATCAGTCCACACTCGCCTGGCTGGACAACTGGCCCCTGCGCGGCGCGATGCGGGAAATCCAGTCGTTCAACGAATATTTCCTCGGCGCAACCGAACGAGCCAACCGCTACGGCTACAAACTCGAGGAGTTTTTTCTGCGGGGAAAAGACATGACGCCCGCCCGCATGGGTTCCATTCTGCGCGCACGAAATATCCAAGGCATCATCGTTCCTCCGCAACAGCACGACGGAGGGAAGCTGGACTTTGATTTCACTCATTTTTCAGCCGTCGCGCTCGGCTACAGCCTGCGACCCGCCCTGCTGCACGTGGTCACCAACCACCAGTTTCTCTCCATCACGCTGGTCGTAAAAAAACTTCGCGACCTCGGCTACCGTCGCATCGCGCTCTACCTCTACGCCGATTGGGATAAAAAGGTAAACGAGGGCTACAGCACCGGCTTTTTATCCGCGCAAAAAAACCTTCCCGCGAAGGACCGCATCCCCGCCTACCTCTATGAAGGCAGCGAGTCGGTCGCGGAAGAAATCATCGCCGCCAAATTCCGGGACTGGTTCACCCGCGCCCGTCCGGAAGTCATCATCACCCAGGGCCTCTACCCCGAGATCGTCAACTGGCTCAAGCCTCTGCGCATTCGTGTGCCTCGTGACGTCGGTATCGTGGACCTCAGCACGCATCCCGACAAACCCCAGGTCTCCGGCATCTATCAAAACGACCGCCTCATCGGTGCCACCGCGGCGGACATCGTGATCGGCATGTTACAACGCAACGAGCAGGGTCTCCCCGCCACGCTCATTTACACGCAGGTGGACGGCGTGTGGCAGCCCGGCGAAAGCGTGCGTTCCATCGAGGGCTCAATCGTTCGGCCACACTCGTAA
- a CDS encoding DUF1559 domain-containing protein, protein MLRYPSLKSLRVSRRGFTLIELLAVIAIIAVLAGLTITGLGRIRESARRTKCSSNLRQIGGAFQLYAADNRGVFPALRGNATGINPNPSGGNWMREISPYVFRDTNAAGQVVSTADIKKVGETSNIIHCPAYDLLFPTIGDLVATPYQTSGYGMNAALNIPGVGGSMTYDNRYKVAALSIPSRTVLVGDSVNYHIDVQTPNWTTATNTVEGYYSGAPTRHGSNANYLFCDGHVESLSPDAALKVLPPRS, encoded by the coding sequence ATGCTTCGTTACCCCTCACTGAAGTCGCTCCGCGTCAGCCGTCGCGGCTTTACGCTCATCGAGCTTCTCGCGGTCATCGCCATCATCGCCGTGCTCGCCGGCCTCACCATCACCGGCCTCGGGCGCATCCGCGAATCGGCCCGCCGCACCAAGTGCAGCTCCAACCTCCGCCAGATTGGCGGTGCCTTTCAACTTTACGCAGCCGATAATCGCGGTGTTTTCCCCGCCTTGCGTGGTAACGCGACGGGCATCAACCCGAATCCTTCCGGCGGAAACTGGATGCGCGAAATCAGTCCTTACGTTTTTCGTGACACCAACGCAGCCGGCCAGGTCGTCAGCACCGCCGACATCAAAAAGGTCGGTGAGACCTCCAACATTATCCACTGCCCGGCCTACGATCTCCTTTTCCCCACCATCGGCGATTTGGTGGCAACCCCGTATCAGACTTCCGGCTACGGCATGAACGCCGCCCTGAATATCCCAGGAGTCGGCGGCAGCATGACCTACGATAATCGTTACAAGGTCGCGGCCTTGAGCATCCCTTCCCGCACCGTGCTCGTAGGTGACAGCGTCAATTACCACATCGACGTGCAAACCCCCAACTGGACGACCGCGACCAATACCGTCGAGGGTTATTACTCCGGAGCGCCCACACGGCACGGCTCCAACGCCAACTACCTTTTCTGCGACGGGCACGTCGAGTCGCTCAGTCCGGATGCCGCCCTCAAGGTGCTTCCTCCGCGCTCGTAA